In Aquiflexum balticum DSM 16537, a single genomic region encodes these proteins:
- a CDS encoding 2-oxoacid:acceptor oxidoreductase subunit alpha — translation MSQSINDFIVRFANVNGTGSASANYLFAKAIFRMGIPVTPKNIFPSNIQGLPTWYEVRVSEKGYLGRREGIDLMVSVNPQSMAQDIKSVKPGGYFMYDSTKKLPESYFREDIHYLGVPMMELSNEAFSDPRKRQLLKNIIYVGALAKLINLDVEEIEKLVGEQFEGKASLIEANHIALQLGMDYVEANFDFPLPFRLERKNILKNKILVDGNTACGLGAVYGGATVMAWYPITPSTSVAEAFEHYCEAYRIDPETGQKKFAIIQAEDELAAMGMVIGANWNGARAFTATSGPGVSLMNEFIGLAYFAEVPAVLVDVQRAGPSTGMPTRTQQPDLMLAAYASHGDTKHVLLLPSTPKECFELTAQSFDLAERLQTPIMVMTDLDLGMNDHISDPFEWDDKKKYDRGKVLNSEELEHVGKFGRYLDVDGDGIPYRTYPGTHPTKGAFFTRGTSRDEYAAYTEDGAAYKRNMDRLMVKWETAKKIVPAAQLYQNENKSNIGILFFGTSAFSSEEAKDLLHADSVIVDAIRLKAFPFGDEVVEFVNSHELVFVIEQNRDAQMRSMMIIEMETNPSKLIPVLNYDGMPITADAIKNQIISFLNKAKTQNHELYKTTV, via the coding sequence ATGAGTCAATCCATCAATGATTTTATTGTCCGCTTTGCCAATGTAAACGGAACAGGATCGGCAAGTGCAAACTATCTGTTTGCTAAAGCCATCTTTAGAATGGGAATCCCCGTCACTCCCAAAAACATATTTCCCTCCAATATTCAGGGCTTACCAACCTGGTATGAAGTCAGGGTAAGTGAAAAAGGTTATTTGGGAAGAAGAGAAGGAATTGACCTGATGGTATCCGTCAATCCCCAAAGTATGGCTCAAGATATAAAAAGTGTCAAGCCCGGCGGATATTTCATGTATGATAGTACCAAAAAGCTTCCTGAATCTTATTTCAGAGAAGATATCCACTATTTGGGCGTCCCCATGATGGAATTGTCCAATGAGGCATTTTCGGATCCAAGAAAGAGACAACTCCTTAAAAACATCATTTATGTAGGTGCTTTGGCCAAATTGATCAATTTGGATGTTGAAGAAATAGAAAAACTCGTAGGCGAACAATTTGAAGGAAAGGCTTCTTTGATTGAAGCAAATCACATTGCCCTTCAACTGGGGATGGACTATGTAGAAGCTAATTTTGATTTCCCACTTCCCTTCAGACTGGAGAGAAAAAATATCCTGAAAAACAAAATTCTTGTCGATGGCAATACTGCATGTGGCTTAGGGGCTGTTTATGGCGGTGCGACCGTCATGGCGTGGTATCCCATCACTCCTTCGACGTCCGTAGCCGAAGCATTTGAACATTATTGTGAAGCATATAGAATCGATCCTGAAACCGGTCAGAAAAAATTTGCGATAATTCAAGCTGAAGATGAATTGGCAGCTATGGGGATGGTGATCGGCGCCAACTGGAATGGGGCAAGGGCATTCACAGCTACCAGCGGTCCGGGAGTATCTTTGATGAATGAGTTTATTGGATTGGCCTATTTTGCTGAGGTACCGGCAGTCTTGGTAGATGTTCAGCGAGCAGGTCCCAGTACTGGGATGCCAACAAGAACACAACAACCGGACCTGATGCTTGCTGCCTATGCTTCTCATGGCGATACCAAACATGTACTCTTGCTCCCCTCCACTCCAAAGGAATGTTTTGAATTGACTGCGCAAAGTTTTGACTTGGCTGAGCGTTTACAAACACCCATCATGGTCATGACAGATCTTGACCTTGGAATGAATGACCATATCAGTGATCCATTTGAATGGGATGATAAGAAAAAATATGATCGAGGAAAAGTCCTGAATTCAGAAGAATTGGAACATGTCGGCAAATTCGGGAGATACCTGGATGTGGATGGTGATGGTATTCCTTATAGAACCTATCCGGGAACTCACCCTACAAAAGGTGCTTTTTTCACAAGAGGAACATCTAGGGATGAATATGCTGCCTATACAGAAGATGGGGCTGCTTATAAAAGAAATATGGACCGGTTGATGGTAAAATGGGAAACCGCAAAAAAAATCGTCCCTGCTGCACAACTTTATCAAAACGAAAACAAAAGTAACATTGGAATCCTTTTCTTTGGTACATCTGCTTTTTCCTCTGAAGAAGCTAAAGATTTACTCCATGCAGATAGCGTAATCGTTGATGCTATACGGCTCAAAGCTTTTCCTTTTGGTGATGAAGTGGTGGAATTTGTCAACTCTCATGAATTGGTGTTTGTCATTGAACAAAACCGAGATGCACAGATGCGGAGTATGATGATTATCGAAATGGAAACTAACCCTTCCAAGCTGATACCTGTGCTGAATTATGATGGCATGCCAATTACAGCTGATGCCATAAAAAATCAAATTATCTCTTTTCTCAACAAAGCAAAAACCCAGAACCATGAGTTATATAAAACCACAGTTTAA
- a CDS encoding 2-oxoacid:ferredoxin oxidoreductase subunit beta → MSYIKPQFKHPKLPKNKIGYTIKEYEGPLSTLCAGCGHDSISAAIVQACFEMSVEPHNVAKISGIGCSSKTPTYFLGNSHGFNSVHGRMPSVATGASMSNKDMVYFGVSGDGDSASIGMGQFVHVIRRNLNMVYIVMNNGCYGLTKGQDSATADQGSKSKAGSINPFQAIDLASLAIELGASFVAQSFSGDKQQLVPLIKAAMHHEGFSFINVISPCVTFNNNVGSTKSYDYVRQHIEATSTLDFVPEMPAITAKYDKGKSTRVALHDGSIIQLNKLATDWDPEDRVSVANALQQARLKNEILTGLLYVNTEWKDLHGTLNTCKTPLNKLKEKDLCPGEKILEGINRDFR, encoded by the coding sequence ATGAGTTATATAAAACCACAGTTTAAACATCCTAAGCTGCCCAAAAATAAAATCGGGTATACTATCAAAGAGTATGAAGGTCCTTTATCTACTTTGTGTGCAGGTTGTGGGCATGACAGTATCAGTGCCGCAATTGTACAGGCTTGTTTCGAGATGTCTGTTGAGCCGCATAATGTAGCCAAGATTTCAGGAATCGGTTGTTCTTCCAAAACACCTACATACTTTTTGGGCAATTCCCATGGCTTTAACTCTGTACATGGAAGGATGCCTTCCGTAGCGACAGGGGCAAGTATGTCCAATAAAGACATGGTCTATTTTGGTGTTTCGGGAGATGGGGATTCCGCATCCATTGGCATGGGGCAATTTGTACATGTAATCCGGAGAAATCTAAACATGGTGTATATTGTCATGAACAATGGCTGCTATGGATTGACCAAAGGCCAGGATTCGGCCACTGCTGATCAAGGATCAAAAAGCAAGGCTGGTTCTATCAATCCATTTCAGGCTATAGATTTGGCAAGCTTGGCGATTGAATTAGGTGCATCCTTTGTAGCTCAGAGTTTCAGCGGAGACAAGCAGCAATTGGTCCCTTTGATCAAAGCAGCAATGCATCATGAAGGATTTTCTTTTATCAATGTCATCTCTCCCTGTGTTACATTCAACAACAATGTCGGTTCCACCAAATCATATGATTATGTAAGACAACATATTGAAGCAACATCCACTTTGGATTTTGTACCGGAAATGCCTGCGATCACAGCTAAATACGATAAAGGAAAATCTACCAGAGTCGCTCTTCATGATGGTTCTATCATCCAACTCAACAAATTGGCCACAGATTGGGATCCTGAAGACCGGGTGTCAGTTGCCAATGCCTTGCAACAAGCAAGACTTAAAAATGAAATCCTGACAGGACTGCTTTATGTCAATACAGAATGGAAGGACCTTCATGGAACTTTGAATACTTGTAAAACACCTTTGAACAAATTGAAGGAAAAGGATTTATGTCCAGGGGAAAAAATTCTGGAGGGAATAAATAGAGATTTTAGGTGA
- a CDS encoding ligand-binding sensor domain-containing protein, whose protein sequence is MNKIQMALYAILQVSFFSTFTSCNGQNNSKKQKEKTIEVGVTVPSLDKTIWAIYQDKSTNYWFGSKNNGVFLYDGQQIKQITVKDGLVSDEIRGFQEDSEGNIFIETERGVSKFDGRTFKTLQIANPESPTNDWVLEQDDMWFRMGFNNNGPYRYDGKYLHFLKFPKSPQEDEFKSKNKNANFRHYGLYTIYKDHKGIMWFGTASLGVCRYDGKTISWHYEEQLQTTPEGGDFGTRAIFEDKEGKFWINNTRFRYNIKPNSTINLDYSKENGIGYINENNEMEFPFFHSMTEDNEGNLWMVTYDNGVWKYNGKELIHYPIKDGETDVLLFTIFKDNKGVLWLGSHNAGVYKFNGYSFDKMF, encoded by the coding sequence ATGAATAAAATACAAATGGCATTATATGCAATCTTACAAGTAAGTTTTTTCTCAACCTTTACTTCTTGTAATGGGCAAAATAATTCAAAAAAACAAAAAGAGAAGACTATTGAAGTTGGAGTAACGGTTCCAAGTCTTGACAAGACAATTTGGGCTATTTATCAAGATAAAAGCACAAATTATTGGTTCGGAAGTAAAAATAATGGTGTATTCCTTTATGACGGTCAGCAAATCAAGCAAATTACTGTCAAAGATGGATTGGTAAGTGATGAAATCCGCGGTTTTCAAGAAGATTCAGAGGGCAATATTTTTATTGAAACCGAGCGTGGTGTCAGTAAATTTGATGGTCGAACTTTCAAAACTTTGCAAATTGCAAACCCCGAATCCCCTACGAATGATTGGGTTTTAGAACAAGATGATATGTGGTTCAGAATGGGTTTTAATAATAATGGTCCCTATCGTTATGATGGTAAATATTTGCACTTTCTAAAATTCCCAAAATCACCGCAAGAGGATGAATTTAAAAGCAAAAACAAGAATGCGAATTTTAGACACTATGGGCTTTATACTATCTACAAAGACCATAAAGGAATTATGTGGTTTGGAACAGCAAGTCTCGGTGTTTGTAGATATGATGGCAAAACTATTAGTTGGCATTATGAGGAACAATTACAAACAACTCCAGAAGGTGGAGATTTTGGCACACGTGCCATTTTTGAGGATAAAGAAGGGAAGTTTTGGATAAATAACACTCGTTTTCGATACAATATAAAACCGAATAGTACGATCAATTTAGACTATAGTAAAGAAAATGGGATTGGCTATATTAATGAAAATAACGAAATGGAATTTCCATTTTTTCATTCAATGACCGAAGATAATGAAGGTAACCTGTGGATGGTAACTTATGATAACGGGGTATGGAAATACAATGGAAAAGAACTTATTCATTATCCTATCAAAGATGGAGAAACGGATGTTTTGCTTTTTACAATCTTTAAAGATAACAAAGGTGTTCTTTGGCTTGGAAGTCATAATGCAGGAGTATATAAATTTAATGGTTACTCGTTTGACAAAATGTTTTGA
- a CDS encoding ligand-binding sensor domain-containing protein → MKTHFRLLVGLLTLSYCTSCNPKDKPELSKNGIESEPIYFYTADSPISIVRNIEQDRNGNIWIASWEGIFKYDGKTFTNVTSDLTSARFFSVLEDSKGKMWFGSIGSGVFYYDGKNFKNFSTKDGLLNNDIGRIYEDKAGNIWFGVFGGASMYDGKSFRNYIIDEKEMREDLTGKIFSERPLYEVNSIIEDKTGKLWFATRGNTFVFDGKSFTSVTHLGKPFNNIRSIIEDQKGNIWLGGNDGLWRFNGSTFTNIAKEFVGYIHEDKKGNIWTSSKTTKDWALLRYNEKSLLNKIAVVPEVIKANEGMVFGILEANDGSIWFGTLNGLLKYDGNTVSTVNSSKTMSSQEYFSRLLAKEDDC, encoded by the coding sequence ATGAAAACACACTTCAGATTATTAGTAGGGTTACTGACGCTTAGTTATTGCACTTCCTGCAACCCGAAAGATAAACCAGAGTTATCAAAAAACGGCATCGAGTCCGAACCCATTTATTTCTATACTGCTGATTCGCCAATCAGTATTGTCCGAAATATTGAACAGGATAGAAATGGCAACATCTGGATAGCTTCCTGGGAGGGTATTTTTAAGTATGATGGAAAGACATTTACCAATGTAACAAGCGATTTGACTTCAGCCCGATTCTTTTCTGTTTTGGAAGATAGCAAAGGAAAGATGTGGTTTGGTTCTATTGGTTCAGGAGTTTTTTACTATGATGGTAAAAATTTTAAAAACTTCAGCACCAAAGATGGACTTCTCAATAATGATATCGGTAGGATTTATGAAGATAAAGCCGGTAATATCTGGTTCGGTGTTTTTGGAGGTGCTAGCATGTATGATGGAAAATCGTTTCGGAATTATATCATTGATGAAAAAGAGATGCGCGAAGACCTGACGGGCAAAATATTTTCAGAAAGACCCCTTTATGAAGTCAATTCCATAATTGAAGACAAAACAGGCAAATTATGGTTTGCTACAAGGGGTAATACTTTTGTTTTTGACGGGAAATCATTTACCTCAGTCACACATTTAGGTAAACCTTTCAATAATATCCGTTCAATCATCGAAGACCAAAAAGGCAATATTTGGTTGGGTGGCAATGATGGTCTTTGGCGTTTCAATGGCAGTACCTTCACCAATATCGCAAAAGAGTTTGTCGGCTATATCCATGAAGATAAAAAGGGAAATATCTGGACAAGTTCAAAAACTACTAAGGATTGGGCGCTTTTACGTTACAATGAAAAGTCTTTGTTAAATAAAATTGCCGTTGTACCCGAAGTAATTAAAGCAAATGAAGGAATGGTTTTTGGAATTTTGGAGGCCAATGATGGTAGTATTTGGTTTGGTACTTTGAATGGCCTGCTTAAGTACGATGGAAATACTGTAAGCACTGTAAATAGTTCTAAAACTATGTCAAGCCAGGAATATTTCTCTAGACTGTTGGCAAAGGAAGATGATTGTTAG
- a CDS encoding winged helix-turn-helix domain-containing protein, translated as MKNLLQPAGIGILSMILMMVILWPWQTDEFAENREIRLRNVGHQILLASGDTTSRVLPINKISASEFIILFESPFQFEPDTLVKVIHTSLKEGLVTKEAEDSYQVNVLQCTGNQIVYGYQMSGQKDKTLVPCQGRIQPKDCYRIKIKFESNQLTASNFSVPIIIGILAFGFLFFFKQNPPKPLTQKEVDESQAMVIGKFEFNSGSYLLRIGKEEIELSQKENKLLKLFASHQNEILERDRLLKEIWEDEGVFVGRSLDMFVSKLRKKLLLDPNIQLKNIRGIGYILQVG; from the coding sequence ATGAAAAATTTGCTTCAACCTGCGGGTATTGGTATTCTATCAATGATTTTGATGATGGTCATACTTTGGCCATGGCAGACAGATGAATTTGCGGAAAACCGGGAAATCAGATTGAGGAATGTAGGACATCAAATCCTGCTTGCTTCAGGGGATACCACCTCCCGGGTTTTGCCGATCAATAAAATCAGTGCCAGTGAATTCATTATCTTATTTGAAAGCCCATTTCAATTTGAGCCGGACACCTTGGTCAAGGTGATTCATACAAGTTTGAAAGAAGGATTGGTCACCAAAGAAGCTGAAGACAGCTATCAGGTGAATGTGCTGCAGTGCACAGGCAATCAGATTGTATATGGCTACCAAATGTCCGGTCAAAAAGACAAAACCCTTGTCCCATGTCAGGGCCGCATCCAACCGAAAGATTGCTATAGGATCAAAATCAAGTTTGAATCAAACCAATTGACAGCTTCAAACTTTTCGGTTCCGATCATCATTGGCATTTTGGCTTTTGGTTTTTTGTTTTTCTTCAAACAGAATCCGCCAAAACCACTAACACAAAAGGAAGTTGACGAAAGCCAAGCTATGGTTATCGGAAAATTTGAATTCAATTCCGGTAGCTACCTTTTGAGAATCGGAAAAGAAGAAATCGAACTTTCCCAAAAAGAAAACAAGCTGCTCAAACTTTTTGCTTCCCACCAAAACGAAATCCTGGAGCGTGACCGCTTACTCAAAGAAATATGGGAAGATGAAGGCGTATTTGTCGGCAGAAGTCTGGACATGTTTGTATCCAAACTCAGAAAAAAACTGCTCCTGGATCCGAATATCCAACTGAAAAACATCCGGGGAATAGGGTATATTTTACAGGTGGGTTGA
- a CDS encoding DEAD/DEAH box helicase encodes MAFKNLGIIDPILKAVANEGYTTPTPIQQQAIPLVLGGRDLLGCAQTGTGKTAAFAIPIIQLLSQHKQRRPGIKSLILTPTRELAIQIDESFAAYGKFADIRHTVIFGGVSQLHQTNALKRGVDVLVATPGRLLDLINQRFVDLRQLEIFVLDEADRMLDMGFIHDVKKIIALLPQKRQTLFFSATMPPEIQKLADTLLTKPAFVEVTPPSSTVDKIEQRLFLTYKADKPKLLLYLLDKKNIGSALVFTRTKHGADKVVKFLLKENVKAAAIHGNKSQNARQNALNDFKNGKLQVLVATDIAARGIDIDELANVFNFDLPNIPETYVHRIGRTGRAGNSGIAMSFCDAEELKDLKDIEKLIGKKIPIIEDHPYPFKGVMKEVAPEKKKKPQQQSRRRRY; translated from the coding sequence ATGGCATTCAAAAATTTAGGAATTATTGATCCTATCCTCAAGGCGGTCGCCAATGAAGGATACACTACCCCCACACCCATTCAGCAACAGGCCATACCACTCGTTTTAGGTGGCAGGGATTTGCTTGGTTGCGCACAGACCGGCACCGGAAAAACCGCAGCCTTCGCCATACCGATCATTCAATTACTCAGTCAGCACAAACAAAGAAGGCCGGGAATCAAATCCCTGATCTTGACGCCAACCAGAGAACTTGCCATACAGATTGACGAAAGTTTTGCCGCCTACGGCAAATTTGCAGATATACGACATACCGTTATTTTTGGAGGAGTTTCCCAACTTCATCAGACCAATGCTTTAAAAAGAGGGGTTGACGTATTGGTAGCTACTCCCGGACGATTGTTGGATTTGATCAATCAGAGATTCGTTGACCTTAGACAACTAGAAATATTTGTTTTGGATGAGGCGGATAGGATGCTGGACATGGGTTTTATCCATGATGTGAAAAAAATTATTGCACTGCTTCCTCAAAAAAGACAGACATTATTTTTCTCTGCCACCATGCCGCCTGAAATCCAAAAACTGGCTGATACCTTGTTGACCAAACCTGCTTTTGTGGAAGTGACGCCGCCGTCTTCCACAGTGGATAAAATCGAGCAAAGGCTTTTTCTAACTTATAAAGCAGATAAACCCAAACTCTTACTTTACCTATTGGATAAAAAGAATATCGGCTCTGCATTGGTTTTTACCCGTACCAAACATGGGGCAGATAAGGTTGTAAAATTCCTTTTGAAGGAAAATGTAAAGGCTGCTGCTATCCATGGCAATAAAAGTCAAAATGCCAGACAGAATGCTTTGAATGATTTTAAAAATGGAAAGCTACAGGTTTTGGTGGCTACAGATATAGCGGCAAGAGGAATTGATATCGATGAGTTGGCCAATGTTTTTAATTTTGATCTGCCAAATATACCTGAAACCTATGTGCACCGAATCGGTAGAACGGGCAGGGCAGGAAATTCAGGTATAGCCATGTCATTTTGTGATGCAGAAGAACTGAAGGACCTGAAAGATATTGAAAAACTGATCGGTAAAAAGATCCCGATCATTGAGGATCATCCTTATCCCTTCAAGGGAGTCATGAAGGAAGTCGCGCCTGAAAAAAAGAAAAAACCTCAACAGCAAAGCCGAAGAAGACGGTATTGA
- a CDS encoding bifunctional metallophosphatase/5'-nucleotidase, which yields MKNSKREFLKKLGALGAGTGLIGAGSLATSCQSTNNQSAVSGEIDPPSSFTATIFQTTDVHCQIHPHDELFWEDGKIAFRKTGGYAHIHTFIQQERAKAEHSFLIDTGDMFQGSMLSVKTKGEAIVPILNAMSYDLYSPGNWEVVYNKEPMQHLMGALHAGKVCANMYHQLANGERGELIFPPYYIWQVNGVKFGFIGYNDHLVPRRQSPGYSEGIIFTKPEMNLAHYVDVLKNQENCAFVAIMSHTGLSQEIALSNHPACEGVDYIFGADTHERVRKPIQGKYAKVVQPGAFGSFLGKLQLKIQDGKVVDDTYEFLEINADKITPSPRISKVIDQVEQPFREEINTVVGYSTIPLYRYFVIENPIDTMVVDAVKWQLPDVDISLSNGFRFCPPHATPDETGNIPITRGFIYDMLPVDSVVRKGEVTGKQLHDWMENELNNVFAVDAAKRFGGWVTKFKGMEITFNAFGEEGKRIQSFTVKGEPLDLNRTYTISACERDGDPMDVVCRMSNVKNVVNTPYTLHQVMLGYLSENSPVTPTPRGDAKALDAPATLLSQVSGVDYEFR from the coding sequence ATGAAAAATTCTAAAAGAGAATTCCTAAAAAAACTCGGTGCGCTCGGTGCAGGTACAGGTTTGATTGGAGCAGGTTCTTTGGCAACTTCCTGTCAATCAACTAATAACCAATCAGCTGTTTCAGGAGAAATAGATCCACCTTCCTCATTTACAGCTACCATTTTTCAGACTACAGATGTTCATTGTCAGATCCATCCGCATGATGAACTGTTTTGGGAGGACGGTAAGATTGCATTCAGGAAAACAGGCGGTTATGCCCATATCCATACCTTTATTCAACAGGAAAGGGCAAAAGCTGAGCACTCATTTTTGATTGATACAGGGGATATGTTTCAGGGGTCCATGCTGTCCGTAAAAACTAAAGGAGAAGCCATTGTCCCGATCCTGAATGCCATGTCCTACGATTTGTATTCCCCGGGTAATTGGGAAGTGGTTTATAACAAAGAGCCCATGCAACACCTGATGGGTGCACTTCATGCTGGAAAAGTCTGTGCCAATATGTATCATCAACTTGCAAATGGTGAAAGGGGCGAATTGATCTTTCCACCTTATTATATCTGGCAGGTAAACGGAGTCAAGTTTGGATTTATAGGATATAATGATCACCTGGTTCCGAGAAGGCAATCTCCTGGATATAGTGAAGGGATTATTTTTACCAAACCGGAAATGAATCTTGCCCACTATGTGGATGTATTGAAAAATCAGGAAAACTGTGCTTTTGTGGCAATCATGTCCCATACGGGTCTTTCCCAGGAAATAGCACTTTCCAATCATCCTGCCTGTGAAGGTGTTGATTATATATTCGGTGCAGATACACATGAAAGAGTCCGAAAACCCATTCAGGGCAAATATGCCAAAGTGGTTCAGCCAGGTGCTTTTGGATCATTTTTGGGTAAACTTCAACTAAAGATCCAAGATGGGAAGGTTGTGGACGATACCTATGAATTTTTGGAAATAAATGCGGATAAGATTACTCCTTCCCCTAGAATTTCCAAAGTCATTGATCAGGTGGAGCAACCATTTAGAGAAGAAATCAATACCGTTGTAGGTTACAGTACTATACCGCTTTACCGATATTTTGTTATTGAAAACCCGATCGATACCATGGTGGTGGATGCAGTCAAATGGCAATTGCCCGATGTTGATATATCGCTATCCAATGGCTTTAGGTTTTGCCCGCCTCATGCAACCCCAGATGAGACTGGAAATATTCCGATTACACGGGGATTTATCTATGATATGTTGCCTGTGGACAGTGTGGTCAGGAAAGGTGAAGTTACAGGCAAACAGCTTCATGACTGGATGGAAAATGAGCTGAACAATGTATTTGCTGTTGATGCGGCAAAGAGATTCGGCGGCTGGGTAACCAAATTCAAAGGGATGGAAATCACCTTCAATGCTTTTGGTGAAGAAGGTAAAAGGATTCAGTCTTTCACTGTCAAAGGTGAGCCTTTGGACCTGAATAGAACTTATACAATTTCGGCCTGCGAAAGAGATGGTGATCCCATGGATGTGGTATGTAGAATGAGTAATGTGAAAAATGTGGTCAATACACCTTATACACTACATCAGGTGATGTTGGGATATTTGTCGGAAAACTCACCTGTGACACCCACCCCAAGAGGAGATGCCAAAGCTTTGGATGCACCTGCGACTTTATTGAGTCAGGTCTCCGGGGTGGATTATGAGTTTAGATAA
- a CDS encoding TraB/GumN family protein, whose translation MKTFHSKSLIATIILFLLVLPVIANDVDEKSLLWKISGKGLKKESYLFGTIHIICQDQFFMDERIENALESTQKIALELNMMDPNMMKEMQQLSVNKDFKNIKGDLTADQAAALDEFLTKSYGAGLDQLGILKPFVLSSMVMLKMLPCEQQSSYEMFFVEKAKDRQLEMVGLESVAFQVGIFDEIPQKIQIEDLAKLVTDDEGMEEFESLVAAYLEEDIEELYSLIADNDMFKEYGDLLLADRNANWIPVIEELIHQQPTFIAVGSGHLASESGVIALLRKAGYTVEAVM comes from the coding sequence ATGAAAACATTCCATTCAAAATCCCTTATTGCCACCATAATTTTGTTCTTGTTGGTTTTACCTGTCATTGCCAATGATGTTGATGAAAAATCATTGTTATGGAAGATTTCAGGAAAAGGTCTTAAAAAAGAATCCTATCTGTTCGGTACCATCCATATCATTTGCCAGGATCAGTTTTTTATGGATGAAAGAATTGAAAATGCCCTGGAATCCACCCAGAAAATCGCCTTGGAACTGAACATGATGGATCCAAATATGATGAAAGAGATGCAACAGCTTTCTGTCAATAAAGACTTCAAAAATATCAAAGGTGATTTAACAGCCGATCAAGCAGCCGCATTGGATGAGTTTCTTACCAAATCCTATGGTGCCGGATTGGATCAGTTGGGCATTTTAAAACCCTTTGTCCTATCTTCCATGGTCATGCTCAAAATGCTGCCCTGTGAACAACAAAGCAGCTATGAGATGTTTTTTGTAGAGAAAGCCAAAGACCGGCAATTAGAAATGGTGGGCTTGGAAAGCGTAGCATTTCAGGTAGGAATTTTTGATGAAATACCCCAAAAAATTCAAATCGAAGATCTTGCTAAACTTGTCACAGACGACGAGGGTATGGAAGAATTTGAAAGTTTAGTGGCCGCTTATTTGGAAGAAGATATTGAAGAACTTTATAGCCTAATTGCGGATAATGACATGTTCAAAGAATATGGAGACCTGCTATTGGCCGACAGAAATGCCAATTGGATACCTGTCATTGAAGAGCTGATTCATCAGCAGCCAACGTTCATTGCAGTAGGAAGCGGTCATTTGGCATCCGAATCAGGTGTGATAGCTTTATTGAGAAAAGCAGGATATACAGTTGAAGCTGTGATGTAA